Genomic window (Nitrospirales bacterium LBB_01):
TTTTTCCCAAAAGGATGAAACATCTCTTTGAGTCTGTCTCGCGGCGAGGCAAATATCCTGTATTTTTTGCTTATATTTATAACTGAGATTGCTTTATCCATGATTAGTCGTTCCTACAGCAATTCGGCAAAATCAAGTTTCAGGCGTTTAAACACAAGAGCGCCAAGTATAGTTACAAAAACACTTGTCACCGCAACGACAAGCAATCCTTTCCATTGTGGATGATCCAGACCGAGCAGCGCCAGACGATAACCATCAACTACATAGTACATAGGGTTTAATTTGAAAAAAAACTGGAGCTTTGCAGGGGCCATAGACGGCTCATACACAATAGGGGTATAAAAAAACCAAAGATTGATTAGCACGGTGATAACCTGTCCGATGTCTCTGATGTAAACATTGATGCTTGATATAAGCCAACTGATTCCCAACGAGGCAAGACTCAGAAAAAAGAGATAAACCGGAAAATAAAAAATCAGCATGGTAATACTTTTTTGATAAATCAGGACGGCTATTATAACAATGACACCCATTATGAGGTGGTTAACAAGATTGGAAAGCAGTATGCTAAAGGGCAGCAGTTCGGAGGGAAAGAGGCTTTTAGTTATCAGGTTTTTGTTATCGTTAAGGACGCCGATAGAGCGGATTAGGTTTTCAGAAAAAAACAACCAAGGGGACAAGCCGCACAGAAGCCACAAGACAAAGTTTTGCGAACCGGCAGCCGGCCCTAACCTAACCTTCATGACATAAGAAAACACAAAAGTGTATGTAATGACTGTTACGATAGGTTGAATGACAGCCCAGAAAAAACCTATGAAGGAGCCCGTGTAGCGG
Coding sequences:
- a CDS encoding ABC transporter permease encodes the protein MSAKREILIQPAKRFVADVINNRYMLWCLVVRDIKSRYTGSFIGFFWAVIQPIVTVITYTFVFSYVMKVRLGPAAGSQNFVLWLLCGLSPWLFFSENLIRSIGVLNDNKNLITKSLFPSELLPFSILLSNLVNHLIMGVIVIIAVLIYQKSITMLIFYFPVYLFFLSLASLGISWLISSINVYIRDIGQVITVLINLWFFYTPIVYEPSMAPAKLQFFFKLNPMYYVVDGYRLALLGLDHPQWKGLLVVAVTSVFVTILGALVFKRLKLDFAELL